The region TCACCATCGTCGGATGCTTGAATGTGTATCTTTTTCTCGCCAAATACGCCTCCGGCGTACAATATATCTCGGAGTGCCTCTTGGAAAGATCGATCAGCCAATCGATCCTTTCCTGGATCGGCAAATTGGTTATATTCGCTTCTCTGGCGTTAATATATTTATTGATCTCTTTCATATTGCTAAGATAAACACTGAATTTATGCTGAAAGAAAGCGCGAATATTGAAACAAACCTTAAAATCAATTTATACCCGCATTATATAAAATATTATTAAATTTAGCAATAAAAAAAAGGAGCTCAGTTCCTTTGTTTGGAATGTGTTGCTCCATTTAAATTGTTTACATTTCTGAATAAGGTGTTTTTTTACCATCCTCTACACAGAGACCGAGTTCCGAAAGGAATCGCTCTATTGTTTCCCATTCTCCCTCGTCTTCCGGCATGACTTCAATGAAATTGCCGAGTCCCCTGGTTTCGCCATTTTTTGACAATATGACATCAAAATCCACGGCGAACAACAATCCTTCCCATCTGTACATTCTTCTTTCTTTGCTAATTGCAACCACTGGGCCTTCGAGCAAAGTCAGCAAGCTTTTTTCCGCTTCTGGCGTAATTTCGAATTCATGCTTGAACTTTCTTCGGAGAATTCTTCCTTTCTCCTTTATCTCAGGACCTTTATAAGTGAATATCTTGCAGACATTGCTTTCAGTCCTGATTCTCAATATCTCGTCTGTTCTGCTCAAGTCCCTTCCTCTTATATTGAAATAGTGGTCTTCCTGCGTCGCGACAGATTTTCTTTCCATCCGCTTTTTTGTAAGAATATTCAGGACCTTTCCTTTCTCACCGATGATTCGGAACTTAAGCTGATTCTCGGATAACCCGGTACCTGGTGCTTCAATCTCGGGATCGTAGGCATTGTTTATTATAATATCTGCGTTCGCCTTAGTCGGTTCAATGTATTTAATGTGCATCGGCTCCACTACGCTCGCAAAATAGCCGACGATCTGAGATGAATCCATTTCCGTCCTATCAAGATCCCTGAGCATTCTTCGAATCATTCTGTCGAAAGTCTCTGCATGAACAAATATCTTGAGATCGCCTTTATTTTGGAGAAGACCATATAATCCTTCCACGATAATAATATCAGCGGGTTTCATTTCTCCGACAATGGCTGGCGGATTACCGTCAAATCTGTATTGGTATTTGGGTACCGGCATTCCTCTTGCCAGCGCTTCGGTCAGCTCTTCACTTAACTTAATGTCTACAGCTTCCGGCTGATCCCAATTCAAGATATTTCCCTTGGCTCTTTCGGATTCCATAAAGGCATTTCCCTTATACAAGTCATCCTGACTGAACTTTATAACTCTCTCCGGATATGCTTCCTCGATTCTTTTGGTCACGACTTTCGTCTTTCCCGTCGAAGATCCCGCACCTACAAGTATTACCATCCGTTTATCGGGATTGTCTTCGAAGAATTTTTCAATGCATCTTCTTATTTCCAGTATCCCTTGTCTAAGGTTATATTCTGGTATATCTTTCGTTCTATTCATATTATCCTCTCCTTTTCTTTCCATTTCTATTTTTTCTTCGGAAAACCGTTTACTGCAATTACTGCATTGCTATATTCCGGCCTTCCCGTCACTTCTTCCCCGATCCACAGCGGAAGCTTCAGGTCGATGATTTGATCCCCGTTCTTTCTTTCAATTTCGGCAACGATGTTCTTGCTCAATAGGGAAGCTTTCGGATCGTAATCATACACATCGACTTCGACGACAACTCCGACTTCCAGCTCTACCAGGAATCTTTCTTTGGAGATTCTTTCATA is a window of Candidatus Paceibacterota bacterium DNA encoding:
- a CDS encoding CYTH domain-containing protein; the protein is MNRTKDIPEYNLRQGILEIRRCIEKFFEDNPDKRMVILVGAGSSTGKTKVVTKRIEEAYPERVIKFSQDDLYKGNAFMESERAKGNILNWDQPEAVDIKLSEELTEALARGMPVPKYQYRFDGNPPAIVGEMKPADIIIVEGLYGLLQNKGDLKIFVHAETFDRMIRRMLRDLDRTEMDSSQIVGYFASVVEPMHIKYIEPTKANADIIINNAYDPEIEAPGTGLSENQLKFRIIGEKGKVLNILTKKRMERKSVATQEDHYFNIRGRDLSRTDEILRIRTESNVCKIFTYKGPEIKEKGRILRRKFKHEFEITPEAEKSLLTLLEGPVVAISKERRMYRWEGLLFAVDFDVILSKNGETRGLGNFIEVMPEDEGEWETIERFLSELGLCVEDGKKTPYSEM